From Halorientalis litorea:
GGGAGCGTGCTCTCCCCGTCGATGCTCGTCTCGAACCCCTCGACCACTTCCCGTGGCTCGAAGGGTTCGCCGTTGTACTTGAGGAGGCTGGCCAGTCTCGGGCCGAACCGCCCGAGTTCCTTCTGGGTGAGGCCACGGAACTGCGCCGTCGCGTTCATCTCGACCACCAGACACTCCTCGACGCTCTCGACGAACTCGGTCACTTCCGCCTCGGGGTACGGCATCAGGTCGCTGACGCCGAGTGCCTTCACCGAGTGGCCCGCCTCCCGGAGGCGGTCCACCGCCTCGAAGACGGTCCCCTGCTGGCTCCCCCACGTCATGATGCCGTACTCGGCGTCGGCGGGGCCGTGGGTCGTCTGGTGGCTGTGGTCGCGTTCGTCGAGTTCCGACCGGATGGTGTCGAGTTTCCCGAGCCGTCGGTTCACCTGTGCGACGCGGTTCGTGGGACTCTCGCTGATGTGTCCCTCCGGACTGTGTTCGTTCCCCGTCGCGAGGAACCGCCCTCCTTGCTGGCCGGGGATGGACCGCGGACTGACGCCGTTCTCGGGGTCGTGTCGGAACCGCTGGAACTTCCCCGATGAGTGGTGGGCGGCCTCGGCGATTTCGTCCTCGGTGAGCGTCGCTCCCAAGTCGGGGTTCGGTTCCCGGTCGAAGAAGGCTTCGTCGACGTTCCGGAGTTCGCCCTGTATCTTCTGGTCGTAGACGACGACGACCGGAATCTGGTAGTTGTAGGCCACCTGGAAGGCAGTCCGCGTCTGCTCGTAGGACTCCCGGATGTTGGCCGGCGCGAACACGACGCGCGTCGAGTCGCCTTGACTCGTGTAGAGGACGTGTTCGAGGTCGGACTGTTCGGGTTTGGTCGGCATCCCCGTCGACGGCCCGGCACGCATCGCTTCGACGAGGACGAGCGGTGTCTCGGTCATCTCCGCGAGTCCCAGCGGCTCGGACATCAGCGCGAACCCGCCTCCCGAGGACCCGGACATCGCCTTTACACCGGCGTGCGAGGCTCCGAGCGCGAGCGCGGCAGCGGCGATTTCGTCCTCGACTTGCTCGGAGACGCCGCCGACTGCCGGGAGGTGCTGTGACATGATGGTGAACACGTCGGTCCACGGGGTCATCGGGTACCCGGAGATGAACCGGCAGCCCTCGTCCATCGCACCGTAAGCGATGGCGTTGGACCCGGACATGAGGACCTGTTGCTCGTCGTGGTCGCCCGTCGGCGCGCGCCAGTCGTGGGTAAACTCGTAGTCGGCTTTCACCGACTCGTAGGCGGTTTCGAGGATTTCGAGGTTCGCCTCCAGTATCTCCCCGGACATGGCGTCCTCCATGAGGCTCTCGATGTGGTCGAGGTCCATGTCGAGCAGTGCGGCCGTCGCCCCGACGCCGGCGGTGTTGCGCATCACCTCGCGGCCGTGTTCTCGCGCCAATCCACGCAAGTCCAGCGGGTAGACGTGCCAGTCGTTCTCCTCGGCGCGCGCTTCGAGGTCGACGCCCGCCGCCGCCAGTGTCTCCTCGTCGAGGAGGCCCTCGTCGTAGACGATGATGCCGCCCTCGTTGAGCTCGTCGAGGTTCTCGGCCAGCGGTTTCACCTCCTCGTTGCCGTAAATCGTGTCGTGGTCTGCCTGCGGGTTTCGGGCGAAACTGTCGCCCAGTGCCAGCAGGAAATTGAAGCCGTTGCCACGCGAGCGTACGGGGGCATCGTCTGCCCGAACTTCGACGTACGTGTGTCCACCACGGATTCGGGACGGGTAGTGCCGATGCGTGAACACGCACAACCCGGCCCGCATCAACGCCTTGGCGAAGTTCTGGCTCGTCGAGTCGATTCCGTCCCCGGAACCGCCTGCGATTCGCCACATGAGTTCCCTGTCTGTCATGGTAAATCATCGGCCGGAAACGGCCGCCGTATTGGAGAAACTACCCGCCGAGACAAAAGAGTTTGCTACGTGTTCACATACATTAATGATGAGCATTGCGACGGACGATCGTGCCCCGGGACAGTCGGAAGATTTCACCGCGGCGTCACGCGGTTGTGGTCGCTCGGTGGTCCGAACCCTCGCAACGCATAAAAGGACGGAGGCCGAGTCTCAGGCGAGGCGAATGTCCCTATCGGAACTCATCGCTGGTGTCGAGGAACACGAGAAGACGCTTACTGTGTTCAACGCGGAGGAGGACGCGGTTCTCTCCGAACTACGCGAGCGTTTCGCCGACCGGAACGTCACCGTCACGAGCGAGTCCACGCCGAGCGGAAAGCCCGGTGAGTTCGTCACGCTCAGCGAGAACGGTGAGGTACTGACGGCCACGTCGTTGAGCGACCTCGAGCAGATGCTGGCGGAGACGGACGCGGCAATGGGCCTCTCTGACAGCCCGTACCGTCCGATTCTGGACCACATGGACGATACGATGTTCACGTCGTGGAGCATCGAGCAAATGGTCCAGGCGTCCCGTGAAATCGAGGACCGGGCGTGGCGGGTCGGTGAGGGGACGGTCCACGCCGGCTTCCAGTACCTCTCGACGCTCCGGGGCGAACTCCCTGTCTACGAACGACTGGCGTCGAAGGACCTCGACATCCACGCGTACGGCGCGCCCGACGAGGACCCGCCGGAGAACGAGGGCCTCACGCTCCACATCGAGCGGGCGAGCGAGATAGAGGAGTCGTGGTTCGTGGTCTTCGACGGCGGTGAGTCCGCCGCCGGGCGCGGCGACACCGCGAACGCGACGGACAACAAGTGCGCCCTGCTGGCGGAAGAACGCGAGCCGCGGCAGTTCTACGGCTTCTGGACGTACGACCCGGATACGGTCGACTGGATTCTCGACTACCTCGAATCGACCTACGGGGCCGTCGAACAGTGACCGACCGGGCGACGTGACTGCGACCGGCCGGGTATCGGCACGAAAGGGGGCATCGGACGGGAGCGTGTCGGCCCTCCGCCGTTCACCGGACTGCCGACGCTACGGACGGCTCTTGTTGTCTACCACTGCCCGTAGACGAGGTTGCGCTGTATCTCGTTGGCACCCTCGTAGATGACGGGGATGCGCACGTCCCGGTAGACGCGGGCGATGCGGTTCTCGGTCAGCACCGACCGGCCGCCGTGGAGTTGCATCCCGCGCTCGGCACACATCGTCGCCGTCTCGGTGGATTTGACTTTCGCCATCGCGGCCCACAGTCCCGCGTTGTCGTGGTCTGTAACCTTCTTCGCCGCCCGCCAGTTCAGTGCGCGCGCGCTCTCGAACTCGGTCCGCATGTCAGCGAGCGTGTGTTGGACCTTCTGGAATTCGCTCACGTCCCGGCCGAACGCCGTCCGTCCGTGGACGAACTCGTGTGCCTCCTCGATGGCCGCCGTCGCGAGGCCGAGGCCGTGCCCGCCGACGACGACGCGCCCGTGGTTGAAGAAGTCGGCGAGCATGTAGAACCCCGCGCCCTCCGTCCCGATGAGGTTCTCCTCGGAGACGCGCGCGTCGTTCAGTTCGATGTGTGCCTGCTTCGAGGCGCGAAAGCCCATCTTCTCGGGGATGTGTTCGGCGTCGTAGCCGTCGGTGTCGGTGGGGACGGCGAACAGCGAGTAGTTGCCGTAGCGGTTGTCCTCGTCGTCGTCCGTTTTCGCGTAGAGTGTCACCCAGTCCGCCTCCACGCCGTTGCCGACCCAGTACTTCTCGCCGTTCAGGACGTACTCGTCGCCGTCCTTCTCGGCGGTGGTCTGCATCCCCGCGAGATCACTCCCCGTCTCGGGTTCGGACACCGCGAGGCCGGTTATCTGCTCGTTCTCCGCGACGGGCCGGAGGAGCCGTTCCTTCTGCTCCTCGGACCCGTATTCGTCCGTGATTTCCGCACCGAAACTCGCCAACTGGAGCGTCAGCGCGATACCGGCGTCGGCACGATAGAACTCTTCAGCCATCGCCAGTATCTCCGTCAGCGAGAGGCCGCGGCCGCCGTACTCCTCGGAGATGTCCTGTGCGACGAGGCCGGCGTCCATCCCCGCCTCCAGTATCTCCCACGGGTACTCGCCGGATTCGTAGTAGTCCGCCGCCGCCGGCTCGATGTGCTCCGCCGCGAACTCCCGGGCCTCCTGTTTGACGTCGCGGGCACCCTCCGGCACCACGTCTTCCGTTAGCAGTTCCATGACCGGAAGTTAACAAGGGCTGCACAAACAAAAACAGACTGGAACATTGTAAATTGTAAACTAAGTTCGAGTTTCTTCCGTCGCCCGTGCGGGTGCCCAGCGTACCGGGACGCGTCGCTGTCGACACTCCTATCACGGAGTCGAACGCCGACTCCGGTAATGACGGACACAGGTCCGCTCGACGGGACGGTCTGTATCGTGACTGGTGGCGGCCGCGGTCTGGGCGAGGCGACGGCCGAGCACCTGGCTAGTGAGGGCGCGACGGTCGTCGTGAACGACCTCGGGACCTCGTTGCAGGGCGACGGCGCGAGCGAGGAACCCGCAGCCGAGACCGTGGCGGCGATTCGCGACGCTGGTGGGACTGCCATGGCGCATTTCGGGGACGTGACCGAACTCGACTACACTGAGGAGCTGATCGCCGATACGGTGGCCGAGTACGGCCGTGTCGACGCCGCCGTCAACTTCGCTGGCGTCCTGCGGGACGCCTACCTGACGGAGATGACCGGTGACGACTGGGACACGGTAATCGACGTGCACCTGCGGGGCCACTTCGCCCTGCTCCGGAACCTCGCGCGCCACTGGGACGAGACGGCCGACGATGCCGACCGCGAGCGTGCGTTCGTCGGCGTCACCAGCCCCTCGGCACTGGGTAACGCCGGGCAGGCCAACTACTCGGCCGCCAAGGCCGGCGTGCTGGGGCTGATACGCACCGCCTCCGCGGAGTTGCCCCGTTTCGACGCCCGCGCGAACGCGCTCTTGCCCATCGCCTACACCCGGATGATCGAGGACATGCCTCACCAGCCCTTCGGCGAGGACGACTTCCCGCCGGAGAAGGTCGCGCCCGTCGTCGGCTACCTCGTCAGCGAGGCCGCCGAGGGCGTCAACGGCAAGACCGTCCGCGCACAGGGCGACATGGTGTCGCTGGTGGCCGACCCGGAAGACGAGAACTCGATGGTCGATTCCGAGGGCTGGACCGTCGAGAAACTGAGCGAGCGGTTCGACGAACTGCTGGGTTGACACCCCGACGGTTCGCGTTCCACTGTCGGCTCCCGTATCCTATCGCCCTCCCGTTACGTTAGTAGAACAACCACTTCCCGGACCACGGTCGGTCGACTCGGGCGGTGTGTGGCGATTCCGGTCGGAGTCCGAAGCCGAAGTGCTCTCTGCTCTAGAATAATGGATACCAGAGTGAATAAACCAGACATGGATAAATAGGGGATATGGTACAGGGCGTCGCGGCGGGACCGTGGTCGATAGTTCCCGCGTTACTCGCGATCAGTCTGGCCTGGTACACGCGGGACGCACTGATTGGACTGTTCACGGGGATCGTCGCCGCGGGCGTGATTCTGGGCGCGCTCCACCCGCAGGCGGTCGGGGTGCCGTCCGATCTGGTGACGGTCGGCGGCGACCTCGGAACGATGAGTCCCCAAGACGACGGCGATCCGTGGACCATCGGCGTCGGCGGTGTCGTGCTCGGGGCGTTGTTCGGGTTGAAGCTCGTCCCCGAGATCATGGCCACCGCGCCGATGTTCGGCGCGTGGTACGTCGAGAACGTGTTGCTCGCCATCTTCGCCATCGGCGGGATGATCGGCTTGATGATTCGCGCGGGCGCGATTCAGGGCGTCCTCGAGGTGCTGACGTCGCGGGTCGAATCCGCGGCCGACGCCGAGAAGGCGGCGTTCCTGGCGGGCATCGCCATCCACATAGACGACTACTTCAATTGCCTCGTGGTCGGGTCGATGATGCGCCCGCTCACCGACGCCTACGACGTTTCGCGGGCGAAACTCGCGTACTACGTCGATTCGGCCGGGTCCCCGGCCGCCAGACTGGCCTTCTACTCGACGTGGGGCGCGGCGATGGTCGGATTCATCGGCGGCGGGCTCACCGAGGCACACAAGCAGGGCCTGCTTCCGAGCCGGATGGCCGATTTCGTCAGCACCGGGGGCGAGAGCGTCAGTGCCGCGACGGGGGCCGTCTGGCCGTTGTTCTTCAACACACTGTTCACCGGGTTCTACTCGTGGGTCGCCTTGGGCATCGCGGCTCTGGTTGCTTGGCAGTTAGTTCCCAACATCGGGCCGATGAAACGCGAGGAGGAGCGCGCTCGGGCTGGTGACGGCGTCCTCGGTCCCGACGCCGACCCAATGATCTCCGAAGAGATGGACGAGTACGAGATGTACGAGGGGGCGACGCCGGACTGGCGGAACTTCGCCATCCCGCTCCTGACGATGGTGGTCGTCGGCCTCGGCGCGATGTTCTGGCGAAGCAGCCCTGTCGTCTTCGTCGAGGGGAGGGCGGGGGCGACGCTCTTCTCGCTGGGCGGCTGGCAACTCGTTGCCCCGCCCAGCGGGCCGTGGGCGTTCAACATCGGTGGCGTCCAACTCGGCGTCGCCTCGTTCACTGCTCTCGTGGTCGCGTTCGCACTGTACCGACTCCGCGGTGATGTTCCCTCGAACAAGGACGCCACGGACGCGCTACTCGTCGGGTTCAAGGGCATCCTCATGGCGGCCGTCATCCTGACGTTCGCGAGTTCCATCCAGCAGGCAGTCTCGTTGCTCGGGATTGCCTCGTTCGTCACCAACGTGTTCGGCGGGCTACCGGCCTGGATAATCCCAGTCAGCGTGTTCCTCGTGACGAGTT
This genomic window contains:
- a CDS encoding 2-oxoacid:acceptor oxidoreductase subunit alpha translates to MTDRELMWRIAGGSGDGIDSTSQNFAKALMRAGLCVFTHRHYPSRIRGGHTYVEVRADDAPVRSRGNGFNFLLALGDSFARNPQADHDTIYGNEEVKPLAENLDELNEGGIIVYDEGLLDEETLAAAGVDLEARAEENDWHVYPLDLRGLAREHGREVMRNTAGVGATAALLDMDLDHIESLMEDAMSGEILEANLEILETAYESVKADYEFTHDWRAPTGDHDEQQVLMSGSNAIAYGAMDEGCRFISGYPMTPWTDVFTIMSQHLPAVGGVSEQVEDEIAAAALALGASHAGVKAMSGSSGGGFALMSEPLGLAEMTETPLVLVEAMRAGPSTGMPTKPEQSDLEHVLYTSQGDSTRVVFAPANIRESYEQTRTAFQVAYNYQIPVVVVYDQKIQGELRNVDEAFFDREPNPDLGATLTEDEIAEAAHHSSGKFQRFRHDPENGVSPRSIPGQQGGRFLATGNEHSPEGHISESPTNRVAQVNRRLGKLDTIRSELDERDHSHQTTHGPADAEYGIMTWGSQQGTVFEAVDRLREAGHSVKALGVSDLMPYPEAEVTEFVESVEECLVVEMNATAQFRGLTQKELGRFGPRLASLLKYNGEPFEPREVVEGFETSIDGESTLPHESMKFVPAAGD
- a CDS encoding DICT sensory domain-containing protein, giving the protein MSLSELIAGVEEHEKTLTVFNAEEDAVLSELRERFADRNVTVTSESTPSGKPGEFVTLSENGEVLTATSLSDLEQMLAETDAAMGLSDSPYRPILDHMDDTMFTSWSIEQMVQASREIEDRAWRVGEGTVHAGFQYLSTLRGELPVYERLASKDLDIHAYGAPDEDPPENEGLTLHIERASEIEESWFVVFDGGESAAGRGDTANATDNKCALLAEEREPRQFYGFWTYDPDTVDWILDYLESTYGAVEQ
- a CDS encoding acyl-CoA dehydrogenase family protein, translated to MELLTEDVVPEGARDVKQEAREFAAEHIEPAAADYYESGEYPWEILEAGMDAGLVAQDISEEYGGRGLSLTEILAMAEEFYRADAGIALTLQLASFGAEITDEYGSEEQKERLLRPVAENEQITGLAVSEPETGSDLAGMQTTAEKDGDEYVLNGEKYWVGNGVEADWVTLYAKTDDDEDNRYGNYSLFAVPTDTDGYDAEHIPEKMGFRASKQAHIELNDARVSEENLIGTEGAGFYMLADFFNHGRVVVGGHGLGLATAAIEEAHEFVHGRTAFGRDVSEFQKVQHTLADMRTEFESARALNWRAAKKVTDHDNAGLWAAMAKVKSTETATMCAERGMQLHGGRSVLTENRIARVYRDVRIPVIYEGANEIQRNLVYGQW
- a CDS encoding SDR family NAD(P)-dependent oxidoreductase; the protein is MTDTGPLDGTVCIVTGGGRGLGEATAEHLASEGATVVVNDLGTSLQGDGASEEPAAETVAAIRDAGGTAMAHFGDVTELDYTEELIADTVAEYGRVDAAVNFAGVLRDAYLTEMTGDDWDTVIDVHLRGHFALLRNLARHWDETADDADRERAFVGVTSPSALGNAGQANYSAAKAGVLGLIRTASAELPRFDARANALLPIAYTRMIEDMPHQPFGEDDFPPEKVAPVVGYLVSEAAEGVNGKTVRAQGDMVSLVADPEDENSMVDSEGWTVEKLSERFDELLG
- a CDS encoding Na+/H+ antiporter NhaC family protein, with amino-acid sequence MVQGVAAGPWSIVPALLAISLAWYTRDALIGLFTGIVAAGVILGALHPQAVGVPSDLVTVGGDLGTMSPQDDGDPWTIGVGGVVLGALFGLKLVPEIMATAPMFGAWYVENVLLAIFAIGGMIGLMIRAGAIQGVLEVLTSRVESAADAEKAAFLAGIAIHIDDYFNCLVVGSMMRPLTDAYDVSRAKLAYYVDSAGSPAARLAFYSTWGAAMVGFIGGGLTEAHKQGLLPSRMADFVSTGGESVSAATGAVWPLFFNTLFTGFYSWVALGIAALVAWQLVPNIGPMKREEERARAGDGVLGPDADPMISEEMDEYEMYEGATPDWRNFAIPLLTMVVVGLGAMFWRSSPVVFVEGRAGATLFSLGGWQLVAPPSGPWAFNIGGVQLGVASFTALVVAFALYRLRGDVPSNKDATDALLVGFKGILMAAVILTFASSIQQAVSLLGIASFVTNVFGGLPAWIIPVSVFLVTSFVSFADGSSWSTYGIMFPIAVPLAFATGANLPLVLGAVFSGGIFGDHTSPISDTTVLASSTSGSDHMVHIRTQIPYALGTAGISALLFLLGGFLLPVGFQVIPY